From the Malus domestica chromosome 17, GDT2T_hap1 genome, one window contains:
- the LOC103437313 gene encoding histone deacetylase 19-like, translated as MVRGARSERLFFKPEDTSSMDQLRQLKRFNVDKDCLAFDRLYSFCQTYAGGSVSGAVKLNHGICDISINWAGGLHHAEKCEASRFCYVNDIVLAILELLKQHERVLYVEIDIHQGDGVEETFYTTDRVMTVLFHKFGDYFPGIKDISALIDAQIPSHVTWLTLAAIPSPANTTSTSGKREEDKLSQ; from the exons ATGGTCCGAGGGGCAAGATCTGAAAGGTTGTTTTTCAAGCCGGAAGACACGAGCTCCATG GACCAGCTGCGGCAGCTCAAGCGGTTCAATGTCGACAAGGACTGCCTTGCCTTTGATAGGTTGTACTCTTTTTGCCAGACCTACGCCGGCGGGTCGGTCAGCGGCGCTGTGAAGCTCAACCATGGGATTTGCGATATTTCGATTAATTGGGCTGGCGGTTTGCACCACGCTGAAAAGTGTGAGGCTTCTAGGTTTTGCTATGTGAATGACATTGTTCTTGCAATTTTGGAGCTTCTTAAGCAGCACGAGCGCGTTTTGTATGTAGAGATTGATATTCACCAGGGAGATGGTGTTGAGGAGACGTTTTACACGACAGACAGGGTCATGACCGTTTTATTTCATAAGTTTGGGGATTATTTCCCTGGCATAAAGGACATTAGCGCCCTTATTGATGCTCAGATCccatctcatgtgacatggCTCACCTTAGCGGCGATCCCATCTCCTGCGAATACCACGAGCACTAGTGGAAAACGGGAAGAAGATAAACTTTCTCAATAA
- the LOC103437273 gene encoding PTI1-like tyrosine-protein kinase At3g15890 — protein sequence MGFRPMFCCGGGFSRKVRGKKQPTWRVFSLKELHAATNNFNYDNKLGEGGFGSVYWGQLWDGSQIAVKRLKVWSNNADMEFAVEVEILARVRHKNLLSLRGYCAEGQERLIVYDYMPNLSLLSHLHGQHSAECLLDWTRRMNIVIGSAEGVAYLHHHATPHIIHRDIKASNVLVDSDFQAQVADFGFAKLIPDGATHVTTRVKGTLGYLAPEYAMLGKASESCDVYSFGILLLELASGKKPIEKVSATMKRTITDWALPLACERKFDEIADPKLNGKYVEDELKRVVFVALLCAHSQPERRLTMLEAVELLKGESKEKLVQLENDELFKAPQVAEYNEGNDGTTAAEEHSSDVISEEKDEKKDLKEEAAPGSAHNG from the exons ATGGGTTTTCGTCCAATGTTTTGTTGCGGAGGGGGATTTTCTCG AAAAGTACGAGGAAAGAAGCAGCCAACATGGAGGGTCTTTTCCTTGAAGGAACTGCACGCAGCAACAAACAATTTTAATTATGACAACAAACTTGGAGAGGGAGGATTTGGAAGTGTTTACTGGGGTCAGCTCTGGGATGGATCACAA ATTGCAGTTAAAAGGTTAAAAGTCTGGAGTAACAATGCAGACATGGAGTTTGCTGTTGAGGTTGAGATACTGGCACGAGTCCGGCACAAGAATCTGCTCAGTTTACGCGGCTATTGTGCAGAAGGGCAAGAGCGTTTAATTGTATATGACTACATGCCAAATTTGAGCTTACTTTCCCATCTTCATGGCCAGCACTCAGCTGAATGCCTTCTTGATTGGACCCGGCGGATGAATATAGTAATTGGGTCTGCTGAAGGAGTTGC CTATCTTCACCATCATGCAACCCCACATATAATCCATAGAGACATCAAAGCTAGCAATGTGTTAGTTGATTCAGATTTCCAGGCTCAAGTTGCTGATTTTGGTTTTGCCAAGCTAATCCCAGATGGGGCTACACATGTGACCACCAGAGTTAAAGGTACCTTAGGCTACCTTGCACCTGAATATGCTATGTTAGGGAAAGCATCAGAGAGTTGTGATGTCTACAGCTTCGGCATTCTTCTGCTCGAGCTTGCTAGTGGCAAGAAACCCATTGAGAAAGTGAGTGCAACAATGAAACGCACGATTACTGATTGGGCACTGCCATTGGCATGTGAGAGGAAGTTTGATGAAATAGCAGATCCCAAACTCAATGGAAAGTATGTAGAGGATGAGCTGAAAAGAGTTGTCTTTGTGGCTCTACTATGTGCTCATAGTCAGCCTGAGAGAAGACTGACTATGCTAGAGGCGGTAGAGCTTCTGAAGGGAGAATCGAAAGAGAAGTTGGTCCAACTAGAAAATGACGAACTATTTAAGGCTCCCCAGGTTGCAGAATATAATGAGGGGAATGATGGGACAACAGCAGCCGAAGAACATAGCTCAGATGTCATCTCAGAGGAGAAAGACGAAAAAAAGGATTTGAAAGAGGAGGCTGCGCCTGGGAGTGCACATAATGGCTGA
- the LOC103420249 gene encoding PTI1-like tyrosine-protein kinase At3g15890 → MAFRPMFCCRGGFSRKVRGKKQPTWRVFSLKELHAATNNFNYDNKLGEGGFGSVYWGQLWDGSQIAVKRLKVWSDKADMEFAVEVEILARVRHKNLLSLRGYCAEGQERLIVYDYMPNLSLLSHLHGQHSAECLLDWTRRMNIAIGSAEGVAYLHHHLTPHIIHRDIKASNVLVDSDFQAQVADFGFAKLIPDGATHVTTRVKGTLGYLAPEYAMLGKASESCDVYSFGILLLELASGKKPIEKVSRGMKRTVTDWALPLACERKFDEIADPKLNGKYLEDELKRVVFVALLCAHSWPERRPTMLEVVELLKGESKEKLAQLENDELFKTPQVAEYNEGNDGATAAEGESSDFISDFISEEKDEKKDLKEEAVPEIAHNG, encoded by the exons ATGGCTTTTCGTCCAATGTTTTGTTGCAGAGGGGGATTTTCTCG AAAAGTACGAGGAAAGAAGCAGCCAACATGGAGGGTCTTTTCCTTGAAGGAACTGCACGCAGCAACAAACAATTTTAATTATGACAACAAACTTGGAGAGGGGGGATTTGGAAGTGTTTACTGGGGTCAGCTCTGGGATGGATCACAA ATTGCAGTTAAAAGGTTAAAAGTCTGGAGTGACAAAGCAGACATGGAGTTTGCTGTTGAGGTTGAGATACTGGCACGAGTTCGACACAAGAATCTGCTCAGTTTACGCGGCTATTGTGCAGAAGGGCAAGAGCGTTTAATTGTATATGACTACATGCCAAATTTGAGCTTGCTTTCCCACCTTCATGGCCAGCACTCAGCTGAATGCCTTCTTGATTGGACCCGGCGGATGAATATTGCAATTGGGTCTGCTGAAGGAGTTGC CTATCTTCACCATCATTTAACCCCACATATAATCCATAGAGACATCAAAGCTAGCAATGTGTTGGTGGATTCAGATTTCCAGGCTCAAGTTGCTGATTTTGGTTTTGCCAAGCTAATCCCCGATGGTGCTACTCATGTGACCACAAGAGTTAAAGGTACCCTCGGCTACCTTGCACCTGAATATGCTATGTTAGGGAAAGCATCAGAGAGTTGTGATGTCTACAGCTTCGGCATTCTCCTGCTCGAGCTTGCTAGTGGCAAGAAACCCATTGAAAAAGTGAGTCGAGGAATGAAACGTACGGTTACTGATTGGGCACTGCCATTGGCCTGTGAGAGGAAGTTTGATGAAATAGCGGACCCCAAACTCAATGGAAAGTATTTAGAGGATGAGCTGAAAAGAGTTGTCTTTGTGGCTCTACTATGTGCTCATAGTTGGCCTGAGAGAAGACCGACCATGCTAGAGGTGGTAGAGCTTCTGAAGGGAGAATCAAAAGAAAAGTTAGCCCAACTAGAGAATGACGAACTATTTAAAACTCCCCAGGTTGCAGAATATAATGAGGGGAATGATGGGGCAACAGCAGCTGAAGGAGAGAGCTCAGATTTTATCTCAGATTTTATCTCAGAGGAGAAAGACGAAAAAAAGGATTTGAAAGAGGAGGCTGTGCCTGAGATTGCACATAATGGCTGA